A single genomic interval of Nostoc commune NIES-4072 harbors:
- a CDS encoding beta strand repeat-containing protein, protein MKPLRNFFAHNFHHYRFLLVAAISLGGSFTVVMPSLADGTTSGTTIDNTATAEYNYVNNLGVNVLNKTTSNTVTVSVAETAGITVASQGMTDTTGGSVVSNDLLYYDFLITNVGNDPTRFFIPGKATITGSATAGAITADLDGNGTFETTIPTTGFTTSSIPVSGFVKVRVPVTVNLLATPGSVITVLLGDTGPNDNSNATQNQPDSPDGSNPTEVRTIDNLDGTAGETAGIPLNGEREASAIQTTTISAIPQAFAKVLKVRSGYSDSSTPNNLSDDKLTYDLSLKIDSTSPTGSTGLTPANLVGTNINVDGLIGAKILVSDAIPVNTHLASVVTPPTGWSVVYTVTPTLVTANNALWTSIVPVDLNLVTRVGFVKSGTLTAGTTVNGLSFQVVTNGVLTSTATIANIAQSFGQTQGDALNQLVYDESGDQSPSNFNDDGTVGSNVPNLGVANVTIQGADSTNNNTGQGPGGEVNTFTMTAQTSILNGPHLFPNAVGATDNNNDFSNQSAIVPLYLPPGSTLDPAPVSFLNTILNPDPTLLSNVLLVPVTPTNTSDLPSGTTVTLISGVSVATYTYNGTGFTLTSGLGISLPTLNNLPVDYTVTVNLPAGTPLSTDTGKAFPVTIRAFVDSNNDGAFNSGESSNNTIDQVYTGFLKLVKESRLLQGSGSAVAANDSTFSTTVKKPGVGNIIEYRITYTNISSVPIGSNNATLNATGIIITENGNSTNNNWAKDNDNNGKVDTSHVFSTAIDSAGIVTYLNLGAAVTDAIGVDITTYLDTIPGPLQPGQSGTFTFQRKVN, encoded by the coding sequence ATGAAACCATTACGGAACTTTTTTGCTCATAATTTTCATCACTACCGTTTTTTACTAGTAGCAGCAATTTCTTTAGGAGGGTCATTTACAGTAGTAATGCCTTCTCTGGCAGATGGTACAACCTCTGGTACTACTATCGACAACACTGCAACTGCTGAATATAATTACGTGAATAATTTGGGAGTAAATGTTCTTAATAAAACTACTTCCAATACTGTAACAGTTTCTGTAGCAGAGACAGCAGGAATTACGGTGGCTTCTCAAGGTATGACAGATACAACAGGTGGTAGTGTTGTATCTAACGATTTGCTGTACTACGATTTTTTGATTACTAATGTGGGGAATGATCCTACCCGTTTCTTCATTCCGGGTAAAGCTACTATTACAGGGTCAGCAACAGCTGGCGCAATCACCGCAGATTTAGATGGTAACGGTACATTTGAAACTACTATTCCTACTACTGGTTTTACCACTAGTTCCATTCCTGTCAGTGGATTTGTCAAAGTACGTGTTCCTGTCACAGTTAATCTTTTAGCAACGCCGGGTTCGGTTATCACCGTATTATTAGGTGACACAGGCCCTAACGATAACAGTAATGCTACCCAGAACCAACCTGATAGTCCTGATGGCTCAAACCCTACAGAAGTCCGCACCATTGATAATTTAGATGGAACAGCAGGAGAAACAGCAGGGATACCCCTGAATGGAGAACGAGAAGCTAGTGCTATACAAACAACTACTATCTCTGCAATTCCACAGGCTTTTGCTAAAGTCTTAAAAGTTCGTTCTGGCTATTCAGATTCCAGTACACCCAACAATCTGAGTGATGATAAGTTGACCTACGATTTGAGCTTAAAAATTGATTCCACAAGTCCCACAGGTAGTACAGGATTAACTCCTGCAAATTTGGTAGGTACAAACATCAACGTAGATGGGCTGATTGGTGCCAAAATTTTGGTATCTGATGCTATTCCCGTAAATACTCACTTAGCAAGCGTAGTTACTCCTCCTACAGGTTGGAGTGTTGTTTACACTGTGACACCTACACTAGTGACAGCGAACAATGCCCTTTGGACTAGTATTGTACCAGTTGATTTAAACTTAGTAACTCGTGTTGGATTTGTGAAATCTGGTACTCTTACAGCAGGTACAACAGTAAATGGATTATCCTTTCAAGTAGTGACAAATGGAGTTCTAACTTCCACCGCCACAATTGCTAATATTGCTCAGAGTTTTGGTCAAACTCAAGGTGATGCACTCAATCAGCTAGTTTATGATGAGTCAGGCGACCAAAGCCCTAGCAACTTTAATGATGATGGTACTGTTGGTTCAAATGTTCCGAATCTTGGGGTAGCAAATGTTACTATTCAAGGGGCAGATAGTACTAATAACAACACAGGTCAAGGGCCTGGAGGTGAAGTTAACACCTTTACGATGACTGCCCAAACCTCGATTTTGAATGGGCCGCACCTGTTTCCTAACGCTGTGGGAGCAACTGATAATAATAATGATTTTTCAAACCAATCAGCGATTGTTCCCCTCTATCTGCCGCCAGGATCTACCCTTGATCCTGCTCCGGTGAGCTTCTTGAATACTATACTAAATCCCGATCCAACTCTGTTAAGTAACGTCTTATTAGTACCAGTTACCCCAACCAATACGAGTGACCTACCATCAGGTACAACCGTAACCTTGATTTCTGGAGTCAGTGTTGCCACTTACACATACAATGGCACAGGCTTCACCTTGACTTCTGGCTTAGGAATTTCCCTACCAACCCTCAATAATTTGCCAGTTGATTACACCGTAACTGTAAATTTACCAGCAGGAACGCCTCTATCAACAGATACGGGTAAAGCTTTTCCTGTGACAATTCGAGCTTTTGTAGATAGCAATAATGATGGAGCGTTTAACTCTGGAGAATCTTCCAATAATACAATTGACCAAGTTTACACAGGTTTCTTGAAACTTGTGAAAGAATCTCGGCTTTTACAAGGAAGTGGCTCTGCTGTTGCTGCGAATGATAGCACTTTTAGTACAACAGTGAAAAAGCCTGGTGTCGGCAATATTATTGAGTATCGCATTACTTACACCAATATTTCATCAGTTCCCATCGGCTCAAATAACGCTACTCTGAATGCAACTGGAATCATTATTACTGAAAATGGTAATTCCACTAATAATAACTGGGCGAAAGACAATGACAACAATGGAAAAGTAGATACTAGCCATGTGTTTAGTACTGCAATTGATTCTGCCGGAATTGTAACTTATCTAAATTTGGGAGCAGCAGTAACGGATGCGATTGGTGTTGATATCACTACCTATCTAGACACAATTCCCGGACCACTGCAACCTGGACAGTCTGGAACATTTACTTTCCAACGTAAGGTCAACTAA
- a CDS encoding glycosyltransferase family 4 protein, whose amino-acid sequence MRIAQVAPLWERVPPPAYGGTELVVGLLTDELVRRGHEVTLFASGDSISLAKLVSVHPRALRHDSTIKDYSVYEMLNLASVYERAEEFDIIHSHVGCGALSYTNLVTTPTVHTLHGTFTPENEKMFSFGKKQPYVSISNSQREPRLGLNYLATVYNGIDVSSYNFHAKPEDPPYLAFLGRMSPEKGVHLAIEIAKFGGWRLKMAGKIDAIDGEYFEKKIKPHIDGKQIEYLGEANHAQKNALMGGAVATLFPITWREPFGLVMVESMASGTPVIAMKLGSTEEVISHGKTGFLCNNIQECISALDRVSELDRYACRQYVQDCFSVEQMTDGYEAVYQQIIAKRFSQNGRFRSLISLGSDRT is encoded by the coding sequence ATGCGAATAGCTCAAGTAGCCCCACTGTGGGAGAGAGTTCCACCTCCAGCTTATGGTGGTACAGAGTTAGTAGTGGGGTTACTGACCGATGAATTAGTTCGACGCGGACACGAAGTAACTTTATTTGCATCAGGCGATTCTATCAGTCTGGCAAAACTAGTGTCAGTTCATCCCCGTGCCCTAAGACACGATAGCACTATTAAAGATTACAGCGTTTACGAAATGCTGAATCTAGCTTCGGTTTATGAACGTGCAGAAGAATTTGATATTATTCACTCCCATGTGGGATGTGGGGCACTGTCCTACACGAATCTCGTTACAACCCCAACAGTTCACACGTTGCACGGTACTTTTACGCCTGAAAACGAAAAGATGTTTAGTTTTGGGAAAAAACAACCCTACGTTAGTATTTCCAATTCACAACGAGAACCAAGGTTAGGATTGAACTATCTAGCAACGGTCTACAACGGAATTGATGTCAGCAGTTATAATTTTCACGCCAAACCAGAAGATCCGCCCTACTTAGCCTTTTTAGGTCGGATGTCTCCTGAGAAGGGAGTACACTTAGCAATAGAAATTGCAAAATTTGGTGGTTGGCGTTTGAAAATGGCAGGTAAGATTGATGCCATTGATGGGGAATACTTTGAGAAGAAAATCAAACCGCACATTGACGGGAAGCAAATTGAGTATTTGGGTGAAGCTAACCATGCTCAAAAAAATGCCCTTATGGGAGGTGCTGTTGCAACTCTATTCCCCATCACTTGGCGAGAACCCTTTGGATTGGTGATGGTGGAGTCAATGGCTTCGGGTACGCCAGTGATTGCGATGAAATTGGGTTCTACTGAAGAGGTAATTTCTCACGGCAAGACGGGTTTCCTCTGCAATAATATTCAAGAATGCATCAGTGCCCTTGATCGAGTAAGCGAGTTAGACCGCTACGCCTGTCGCCAGTATGTCCAAGACTGTTTCAGCGTTGAGCAAATGACTGATGGCTATGAGGCGGTTTATCAACAAATAATAGCAAAACGATTTTCTCAGAATGGGCGTTTCCGCAGTTTGATTAGTTTAGGTAGCGATCGCACTTAA
- a CDS encoding ABC transporter permease codes for MNISPPLKKPRVSWQAVFSLLMFVFMYLPILVLSFYSFNQSPYSATWQGFTLDWYGKLFSDDRILSALQNSMIVAGFAVGISAVLGTLMAVGLARYEFPGKKLYQGVAYLPLIIPDIAIAVATLVCLAAFAIPLSLWTIVAAHIVFCLAYVGLVVGSRLSNLDPHLEEAALDLGATPTQAFIKVLLPQLMPGIVAGCLLAFVLSLDDFLIASFTAGSGYNTLPMEIFSRIRTGVKPDINALSVMLITVSAIAALVAELIRISGENKNFK; via the coding sequence GTGAATATCTCTCCTCCTCTCAAAAAACCGCGTGTCTCATGGCAGGCGGTTTTCTCACTGCTGATGTTTGTGTTCATGTACCTACCCATACTGGTACTTAGCTTTTATAGCTTTAATCAGTCACCTTACAGTGCAACTTGGCAAGGATTCACTCTCGATTGGTATGGCAAGTTATTCAGTGACGATCGCATTTTATCAGCTTTGCAAAATAGTATGATAGTTGCTGGCTTTGCAGTAGGAATTTCAGCAGTACTGGGAACCTTGATGGCGGTTGGGTTGGCGCGTTACGAATTTCCTGGTAAAAAATTGTATCAGGGTGTTGCTTACCTACCATTGATTATTCCTGATATTGCGATCGCAGTAGCAACCTTAGTATGTCTAGCAGCCTTTGCCATACCTTTGAGTTTGTGGACAATAGTTGCAGCCCATATCGTGTTTTGTCTGGCTTACGTCGGACTTGTGGTTGGTTCACGACTGAGCAATTTAGATCCTCACTTAGAAGAAGCAGCACTAGATTTAGGCGCTACACCAACGCAAGCTTTTATTAAAGTATTATTACCTCAATTAATGCCTGGTATTGTAGCTGGTTGTCTCTTGGCCTTTGTTCTCAGTTTAGATGACTTTCTCATTGCCAGTTTTACTGCTGGTAGCGGTTATAACACCCTGCCAATGGAAATTTTTAGTCGGATTAGAACCGGAGTCAAACCTGATATTAACGCATTGAGTGTGATGTTGATTACAGTATCTGCGATCGCTGCTCTTGTAGCTGAATTAATTCGCATTTCTGGAGAGAATAAAAATTTCAAATAA